The following proteins are co-located in the Candidatus Methanomethylicota archaeon genome:
- a CDS encoding nucleotidyltransferase domain-containing protein, giving the protein MSRKDFNDILKCEGVRDLTEDLKELINELVREFKPLKIILTGSLARGRFVRGLSDIDILVIVDEVKSKDRFMLKTIKDVDVEITVISKDEFEKAINMGREFYIEAIKWGIIVHQQC; this is encoded by the coding sequence TTGTCAAGAAAAGATTTTAATGATATTCTGAAATGTGAAGGTGTAAGAGATCTTACTGAAGATTTGAAAGAATTAATTAATGAGCTTGTAAGGGAATTTAAACCATTGAAAATCATATTAACAGGATCCCTTGCCAGAGGGAGATTCGTGAGGGGGTTAAGTGATATAGACATACTAGTTATAGTAGATGAAGTAAAATCTAAGGATAGATTCATGCTTAAAACTATTAAAGATGTTGATGTAGAAATAACTGTTATCTCTAAAGATGAATTTGAAAAGGCAATTAACATGGGAAGAGAATTCTACATTGAAGCAATAAAGTGGGGTATAATAGTGCATCAACAATGCTGA
- a CDS encoding MoaD/ThiS family protein encodes MEDNATLNDLIEMISHELEDVKTKGLVFVNYRFPEEGRRLNDGDVVLIMPMYAGG; translated from the coding sequence ATCGAAGATAATGCTACACTAAATGACTTAATTGAAATGATTTCACATGAACTGGAAGATGTTAAGACTAAAGGTTTAGTGTTCGTAAACTATAGATTTCCAGAGGAGGGGAGACGCTTAAACGATGGTGATGTAGTACTAATAATGCCAATGTATGCAGGGGGGTAA
- a CDS encoding HEPN domain-containing protein — MSYERYRDWFEEAIDDFEAATELFKVGKWSKVCFLSHQTVEKALKSLMIKELNIYRHTHSIAELLREIGNRIEFPQELRDQASRLDRHYIPTRYPNAWPALPPHKHYSKEDAEEALNIARSVIDFVKKRF, encoded by the coding sequence GTGAGTTACGAAAGGTATAGGGATTGGTTTGAAGAAGCTATTGACGATTTTGAAGCAGCCACTGAATTATTTAAGGTTGGGAAGTGGAGTAAAGTTTGCTTTCTCTCCCATCAAACAGTGGAGAAGGCTTTAAAGTCTCTAATGATCAAAGAGCTCAACATATATAGGCATACACATAGCATCGCAGAACTTTTGAGGGAAATAGGCAATAGAATTGAATTCCCCCAAGAATTAAGGGATCAAGCAAGTAGACTAGATAGGCATTACATACCAACAAGGTATCCCAATGCATGGCCAGCCCTCCCACCACATAAACATTATTCAAAGGAGGATGCTGAGGAAGCTTTAAACATTGCAAGGAGCGTGATAGATTTTGTCAAGAAAAGATTTTAA
- a CDS encoding branched-chain amino acid transaminase, with protein MSKGVIQANYVWLNGKLVEWDNAKVHVLAQGIHYGIGVFEGIRGYYDNDCIKIFRLEDHMKRFLKSAKIIHLEIPYTLDALINAVIEVVKANNFKTDIYIRPVAFRGPGSIGVRAKNPVEVAVIAFEFGKYLKPTGVKCKISSWRKPPADSLPVYAKIAAMYLLYHLAAVEANNCGFDEAILLDGEGYVAEGSGENIFIVKDGVLITPPTYGAILEGITRDTIMKVATEILGMKVVERRIKREELYTADEAFFTGTAAEITPIVEVDNRIIGDGQIGKVTSQLMELYQKIVRGKIDKYGRWITEVK; from the coding sequence ATGAGTAAGGGAGTTATACAAGCAAATTACGTTTGGCTTAATGGAAAGCTTGTGGAATGGGATAATGCGAAGGTTCATGTATTAGCTCAAGGAATTCATTATGGAATTGGAGTATTTGAAGGTATAAGGGGGTATTATGATAATGATTGTATTAAGATATTTAGACTTGAAGATCATATGAAAAGATTCCTAAAGTCTGCTAAGATAATCCATTTGGAAATACCATATACCTTAGATGCATTGATTAACGCTGTTATAGAGGTTGTTAAGGCAAACAACTTTAAAACAGACATATACATAAGGCCAGTGGCATTTAGAGGTCCTGGAAGCATTGGGGTTAGAGCTAAAAATCCAGTTGAAGTGGCAGTAATAGCCTTTGAATTTGGTAAATACTTAAAGCCCACGGGGGTTAAGTGTAAAATTTCAAGTTGGAGGAAACCTCCAGCAGACTCCCTCCCAGTATATGCAAAGATTGCAGCCATGTACCTACTTTACCATCTAGCTGCCGTAGAGGCAAATAACTGTGGATTTGATGAGGCAATACTACTAGATGGTGAAGGCTATGTTGCTGAGGGATCAGGGGAAAACATATTCATAGTTAAAGATGGAGTGCTGATAACGCCGCCAACATATGGTGCAATATTGGAGGGGATAACTAGGGACACAATAATGAAGGTTGCCACAGAAATTCTCGGGATGAAAGTTGTTGAGAGGAGAATTAAGAGGGAGGAGCTCTACACTGCTGATGAAGCATTCTTCACAGGAACAGCTGCAGAAATAACACCAATAGTGGAAGTAGACAATAGAATTATTGGGGATGGCCAAATAGGTAAAGTAACATCACAACTCATGGAACTCTATCAAAAGATCGTTAGAGGAAAAATAGATAAGTATGGGAGATGGATTACAGAAGTCAAGTAG
- a CDS encoding dolichol kinase: protein MMTINDIISDIPITLIMLVWVVFVIMYLAKWTYNYAVAHGRTPHSATYFGRKVIHFFAGGLVAILLPYYFKEPVLPFIMALALATFCYIPHKTGKLMFWFQDPDNIYEVDFAIAWGLIIFITWFIDRTFWLGIIPVLFMAWGDGITGIVRNLRYGRRVKGWEGSVAMLIVNTLIGLKFGAAGLIAAVASTMVERWEGMDDNITVPVISLLILVIAKTFAPNLTIGLW from the coding sequence ATGATGACCATTAACGACATAATCTCAGATATACCCATAACATTAATAATGTTGGTATGGGTTGTCTTTGTGATAATGTATTTGGCTAAGTGGACCTATAATTATGCTGTAGCTCATGGTAGGACACCACACTCAGCAACATACTTTGGACGCAAAGTCATACATTTCTTTGCAGGAGGACTTGTAGCCATACTACTACCATACTATTTCAAAGAACCAGTACTTCCATTCATAATGGCTTTAGCACTGGCAACATTCTGCTACATACCCCACAAGACGGGAAAACTAATGTTCTGGTTTCAAGATCCTGACAACATATATGAAGTAGATTTTGCAATAGCTTGGGGGTTAATAATATTCATCACATGGTTTATTGATAGAACATTCTGGCTAGGTATAATACCAGTATTATTTATGGCTTGGGGTGATGGGATAACTGGAATTGTGAGAAACCTTAGGTATGGGAGGAGGGTTAAGGGTTGGGAGGGGAGTGTAGCAATGTTAATTGTAAATACCCTAATAGGGTTGAAGTTTGGAGCTGCGGGTTTAATTGCAGCGGTAGCATCCACAATGGTGGAAAGATGGGAGGGGATGGATGATAACATAACAGTACCAGTAATATCGCTACTTATACTCGTAATTGCAAAAACATTTGCACCAAATTTAACCATTGGCTTATGGTAA
- a CDS encoding MarC family protein yields MLNIEPSIIAPLSIQLFAIMDPLAAIPTLLSVISNVPEKEVNKLINKAALAIFALINAFTMAGWYILSLFGISMPAFKVAAGIILMAIALDTLITGHKPEKLDIGEYIIVPIATPLIVGPGTMTLLLTSAKVYGIINTLIASYIAFILTYITIRNARIIVKFTGETFIHGLGRFMSIIIASFAIEMMASGINEYMSKET; encoded by the coding sequence ATGCTCAACATAGAGCCATCAATTATCGCCCCCTTATCGATACAATTATTCGCTATCATGGATCCATTAGCAGCCATACCCACATTGCTTAGCGTAATAAGCAATGTACCAGAAAAGGAAGTGAATAAACTAATAAATAAAGCTGCCCTAGCGATATTTGCTTTAATAAATGCATTCACGATGGCTGGATGGTATATACTGTCACTTTTCGGCATAAGTATGCCAGCATTTAAAGTAGCTGCTGGAATAATTCTCATGGCCATAGCCTTAGACACATTAATAACTGGACATAAACCGGAGAAGCTTGATATTGGAGAATACATAATCGTGCCAATAGCAACACCATTAATAGTTGGACCTGGAACAATGACTCTATTACTAACTTCAGCAAAAGTTTATGGAATAATAAATACTCTAATAGCATCATACATAGCCTTCATACTAACATACATAACCATAAGGAATGCCAGAATAATAGTTAAATTTACAGGGGAAACATTTATACATGGACTAGGCAGATTCATGTCAATAATAATAGCCTCCTTCGCCATTGAAATGATGGCATCGGGAATAAATGAATACATGAGTAAAGAAACTTAG